A single region of the Cyclopterus lumpus isolate fCycLum1 chromosome 16, fCycLum1.pri, whole genome shotgun sequence genome encodes:
- the creb3l4 gene encoding cyclic AMP-responsive element-binding protein 3-like protein 4, translating into MDAESGEHFLGGGGGEGGMLADSWQLATPFSSDLVFSSSEDPLQDWAMDPEGTLNDSESEDILHGVDPNEVFPSGPPAKSSSESDSGVSEDPVVPFSTATAASILPVYQVVYDIGSLGSPKNEPGQENVISIELDGWSSQVLFSDSCIVNQLPVVRLDDPQSPDGDMLLTEEEQKLLTQEGVSLPNNLPLTKAEERILKRVRRKIRNKQSAQDSRRRRKEYVDGLESRAVTCSAQNKELQTTVEHLKKHNMSLLAQLGRLQSLIKETVSKGAQTSTCLLLVLVSLGLIIMPSFSPFSRNSSADDDYRPTGVVSRNILTDPFSQPTADDGNVSAVQSDSSSPHFELGQSGSPVGTAILQEPIVNPENTGFDELTPEGSQLGNSSALVSGQTEPLVLGQRKGSRDPAKPAHADEM; encoded by the exons ATGGATGCAGAAAGCGGGGAGCACTTTCTGGGAGGTGGCGGTGGTGAAGGAGGTATGTTGGCCGACAGCTGGCAGCTCGCCACTCCTTTCTCCTCCGACCTGGTATTCAGCAGCTCAGAGGATCCGCTGCAGGACTGGGCCATGGACCCTGAGGGT ACGCTGAATGACAGCGAGTCAGAGGACATCCTTCATGGTGTCGACCCAAACGAGGTGTTTCCTAGCGGGCCGCCTGCCAAGTCCTCGTCTGAGAGCGACAGTGGTGTCTCCGAGGACCCCGTGGTTCCCTTCAGCACAGCGACCGCAGCGAGCATCCTACCCGTCTATCAGGTGGTTTATGACATCGGCAGCCTGGGCAGCCCGAAGAATGAACCTGGACAAGAGAACGTCATCTCCATAGAGCTCG ATGGCTGGAGCTCTCAGGTGTTGTTTTCAGACTCATGCATTGTGAACCAGCTGCCCGTGGTTCGCCTCGATGACCCCCAGAGCCCGGACGGTGATATG TTGTTGACTGAGGAGGAACAAAAGCTACTGACACAGGAAGGAGTTTCTCTGCCCAACAACCTTCCTCTCACCAAG GCAGAGGAAAGAATCCTAAAAAGAGTTCGGAGAAAAATCCGCAACAAGCAGTCGGCTCAGGAtagccggaggaggaggaaagagtaCGTTGACGGGCTGGAGAGCAG GGCAGTAACTTGCTCAGCACAGAACAAAGAGCTGCAGACGACGGTGGAGCAcctgaaaaaacacaacat GTCTCTGCTGGCTCAGCTGGGACGGCTTCAGTCTCTGATCAAAGAGACGGTCAGTAAAGGAGCCCAAACCAGCACCTGCTTACTG CTCGTCCTCGTCTCTCTTGGTCTGATCATCATGCCTAGCTTCAGTCCGTTCAGCCGCAACTCGTCTGCAGATGATGACTACAGACCCACAGGAG TTGTTTCCAGAAACATCTTGACAGATCCCTTCTCCCAGCCGACAGCAGATGATGGCAATGTTTCAGCTGTGCAGTCCGACTCCTCGTCACCGCACTTTGAACTCGGCCAATCAGGATCTCCGGTGGGCACCGCCATCCTCCAAGAACCAATAGTAAACCCTGAAAATACAGGCTTTGATGAGCTGACTCCAGAGGGGAGCCAATTGGGGAACAGCTCGGCTCTCGTTTCCGGACAAACTGAGCCGCTGGTTCTCggtcagaggaaaggaagccGTGATCCTGCCAAACCTGCGCACGCTGACGAGATGTAG
- the LOC117745541 gene encoding uncharacterized protein LOC117745541 isoform X3, which translates to MIWYPNIWEVNHKIWYPNTTIWEVNHKIWYSNTTIWEVNHKIWYSNTTIWEVNHKIWYPNIWEVNHKIWYPNTTIWEVNHKIWYPNTTIWEVNHKIWYPNTTIWEVNHKIWYPNTTIWKVNHKIWYPNTTIWEVNHKIWYPNTTIWEVNHKIWYPNTTIWEVNHKIWYSNTTIWEVNHKIWYPNTTIWEVNHKIWYPNTTIWEVNHKIWYSNTTIWEVNHKIWYPNTTIWEVNHKIWYPNTTIWEVNHKIWYPNTTIWEVNHKIWYPNTTIWEVNHKIWYPNTTIWKVNHKIWYPNTTIWKVNHKIWYPNTTIWEVNHKIWYPNTTIWKVNHKIWYPNTNIWEVNHKIWYPNTNIWKVNHKIWYPNTTIWEVNHKIWYPNTNIWEVNHKIWYPNTNIWKVNHKIWYPNTNIWKVNHKIWYSNTNIWEVNHKIWYPNIWKVSHIICHLLRHLINLIVNSI; encoded by the exons ATGATATGGTACCCTAACATATGGGAG GTGAACCATAAGATATGGTACCCTAACACTACCATATGGGAGGTGAACCATAAGATATGGTACTCTAACACTACCATATGGGAGGTGAACCATAAGATATGGTACTCTAACACTACCATATGGGAGGTGAACCATAAGATATGGTACCCTAACATATGGGAGGTGAACCATAAGATATGGTACCCTAACACTACCATATGGGAGGTGAACCATAAGATATGGTACCCTAACACTACCATATGGGAGGTGAACCATAAGATATGGTACCCTAACACTACCATATGGGAGGTGAACCATAAGATATGGTACCCTAACACTACCATATGGAAGGTGAACCATAAGATATGGTACCCTAACACTACCATATGGGAGGTGAACCATAAGATATGGTACCCTAACACTACCATATGGGAGGTGAACCATAAGATATGGTACCCTAACACTACCATATGGGAGGTGAACCATAAGATATGGTACTCTAACACTACCATATGGGAGGTGAACCATAAGATATGGTACCCTAACACTACCATATGGGAGGTGAACCATAAGATATGGTACCCTAACACTACCATATGGGAGGTGAACCATAAGATATGGTACTCTAACACTACCATATGGGAGGTGAACCATAAGATATGGTACCCTAACACTACCATATGGGAGGTGAACCATAAGATATGGTACCCTAACACTACCATATGGGAGGTGAACCATAAGATATGGTACCCTAACACTACCATATGGGAGGTGAACCATAAGATATGGTACCCTAACACTACCATATGGGAGGTGAACCATAAGATATGGTACCCTAACACTACCATATGGAAGGTGAACCATAAGATATGGTACCCTAACACTACCATATGGAAGGTGAACCATAAGATATGGTACCCTAACACTACCATATGGGAGGTGAACCATAAGATATGGTACCCTAACACTACCATATGGAAGGTGAACCATAAGATATGGTACCCTAACACTAACATATGGGAGGTGAACCATAAGATATGGTACCCTAACACTAACATATGGAAGGTGAACCATAAGATATGGTACCCTAACACTACCATATGGGAGGTGAACCATAAGATATGGTACCCTAACACTAACATATGGGAGGTGAACCATAAGATATGGTACCCTAACACTAACATATGGAAGGTGAACCATAAGATATGGTACCCTAACACTAACATATGGAAGGTGAACCATAAGATATGGTACTCTAACACTAACATATGGGAGGTGAACCATAAGATATGGTACCCTAACATATGGAAGGTGAGTCATATAATATGTCACTTGTTGAGACACTTAATTAATCTTATagttaattcaatttaa
- the LOC117745541 gene encoding uncharacterized protein LOC117745541 isoform X4, with protein MIWYPNIWEVNHKIWYPNTTIWEVNHKIWYSNTTIWEVNHKIWYPNIWKVNHKIWYPNTTIWEVNHKIWYPNTTIWEVNHKIWYPNTTIWEVNHKIWYPNTTIWEVNHKIWYPNTTIWKVNHKIWYPNTTIWEVNHKIWYPNTTIWEVNHKIWYPNTTIWEVNHKIWYSNTTIWEVNHKIWYPNTTIWEVNHKIWYPNTTIWEVNHKIWYSNTTIWEVNHKIWYPNTTIWEVNHKIWYPNTTIWEVNHKIWYPNTTIWEVNHKIWYPNTTIWEVNHKIWYPNTTIWKVNHKIWYPNTTIWKVNHKIWYPNTTIWEVNHKIWYPNTTIWKVNHKIWYPNTNIWEVNHKIWYPNTNIWKVNHKIWYPNTTIWEVNHKIWYPNTNIWEVNHKIWYPNTNIWKVNHKIWYPNTNIWKVNHKIWYSNTNIWEVNHKIWYPNIWKVSHIICHLLRHLINLIVNSI; from the exons ATGATATGGTACCCTAACATATGGGAGGTGAACCATAAGATATGGTACCCTAACACTACCATATGGGAGGTGAACCATAAGATATGGTACTCTAACACTACCATATGGGAGGTGAACCATAAGATATGGTACCCTAACATATGGAAGGTGAACCATAAGATATGGTACCCTAACACTACCATATGGGAG GTGAACCATAAGATATGGTACCCTAACACTACCATATGGGAGGTGAACCATAAGATATGGTACCCTAACACTACCATATGGGAGGTGAACCATAAGATATGGTACCCTAACACTACCATATGGGAGGTGAACCATAAGATATGGTACCCTAACACTACCATATGGAAGGTGAACCATAAGATATGGTACCCTAACACTACCATATGGGAGGTGAACCATAAGATATGGTACCCTAACACTACCATATGGGAGGTGAACCATAAGATATGGTACCCTAACACTACCATATGGGAGGTGAACCATAAGATATGGTACTCTAACACTACCATATGGGAGGTGAACCATAAGATATGGTACCCTAACACTACCATATGGGAGGTGAACCATAAGATATGGTACCCTAACACTACCATATGGGAGGTGAACCATAAGATATGGTACTCTAACACTACCATATGGGAGGTGAACCATAAGATATGGTACCCTAACACTACCATATGGGAGGTGAACCATAAGATATGGTACCCTAACACTACCATATGGGAGGTGAACCATAAGATATGGTACCCTAACACTACCATATGGGAGGTGAACCATAAGATATGGTACCCTAACACTACCATATGGGAGGTGAACCATAAGATATGGTACCCTAACACTACCATATGGAAGGTGAACCATAAGATATGGTACCCTAACACTACCATATGGAAGGTGAACCATAAGATATGGTACCCTAACACTACCATATGGGAGGTGAACCATAAGATATGGTACCCTAACACTACCATATGGAAGGTGAACCATAAGATATGGTACCCTAACACTAACATATGGGAGGTGAACCATAAGATATGGTACCCTAACACTAACATATGGAAGGTGAACCATAAGATATGGTACCCTAACACTACCATATGGGAGGTGAACCATAAGATATGGTACCCTAACACTAACATATGGGAGGTGAACCATAAGATATGGTACCCTAACACTAACATATGGAAGGTGAACCATAAGATATGGTACCCTAACACTAACATATGGAAGGTGAACCATAAGATATGGTACTCTAACACTAACATATGGGAGGTGAACCATAAGATATGGTACCCTAACATATGGAAGGTGAGTCATATAATATGTCACTTGTTGAGACACTTAATTAATCTTATagttaattcaatttaa
- the LOC117745541 gene encoding uncharacterized protein LOC117745541 isoform X2: MIWYPNIWEVNHKIWYPNTTIWEVNHKIWYSNTTIWEVNHKIWYPNIWKVNHKIWYPNTTIWEVNHKIWYSNTTIWEVNHKIWYPNTTIWEVNHKIWYPNTTIWEVNHKIWYPNTTIWEVNHKIWYPNTTIWKVNHKIWYPNTTIWEVNHKIWYPNTTIWEVNHKIWYPNTTIWEVNHKIWYSNTTIWEVNHKIWYPNTTIWEVNHKIWYPNTTIWEVNHKIWYSNTTIWEVNHKIWYPNTTIWEVNHKIWYPNTTIWEVNHKIWYPNTTIWEVNHKIWYPNTTIWEVNHKIWYPNTTIWKVNHKIWYPNTTIWKVNHKIWYPNTTIWEVNHKIWYPNTTIWKVNHKIWYPNTNIWEVNHKIWYPNTNIWKVNHKIWYPNTTIWEVNHKIWYPNTNIWEVNHKIWYPNTNIWKVNHKIWYPNTNIWKVNHKIWYSNTNIWEVNHKIWYPNIWKVSHIICHLLRHLINLIVNSI; the protein is encoded by the exons ATGATATGGTACCCTAACATATGGGAGGTGAACCATAAGATATGGTACCCTAACACTACCATATGGGAGGTGAACCATAAGATATGGTACTCTAACACTACCATATGGGAGGTGAACCATAAGATATGGTACCCTAACATATGGAAGGTGAACCATAAGATATGGTACCCTAACACTACCATATGGGAGGTGAACCATAAGATATGGTACTCTAACACTACCATATGGGAG GTGAACCATAAGATATGGTACCCTAACACTACCATATGGGAGGTGAACCATAAGATATGGTACCCTAACACTACCATATGGGAGGTGAACCATAAGATATGGTACCCTAACACTACCATATGGGAGGTGAACCATAAGATATGGTACCCTAACACTACCATATGGAAGGTGAACCATAAGATATGGTACCCTAACACTACCATATGGGAGGTGAACCATAAGATATGGTACCCTAACACTACCATATGGGAGGTGAACCATAAGATATGGTACCCTAACACTACCATATGGGAGGTGAACCATAAGATATGGTACTCTAACACTACCATATGGGAGGTGAACCATAAGATATGGTACCCTAACACTACCATATGGGAGGTGAACCATAAGATATGGTACCCTAACACTACCATATGGGAGGTGAACCATAAGATATGGTACTCTAACACTACCATATGGGAGGTGAACCATAAGATATGGTACCCTAACACTACCATATGGGAGGTGAACCATAAGATATGGTACCCTAACACTACCATATGGGAGGTGAACCATAAGATATGGTACCCTAACACTACCATATGGGAGGTGAACCATAAGATATGGTACCCTAACACTACCATATGGGAGGTGAACCATAAGATATGGTACCCTAACACTACCATATGGAAGGTGAACCATAAGATATGGTACCCTAACACTACCATATGGAAGGTGAACCATAAGATATGGTACCCTAACACTACCATATGGGAGGTGAACCATAAGATATGGTACCCTAACACTACCATATGGAAGGTGAACCATAAGATATGGTACCCTAACACTAACATATGGGAGGTGAACCATAAGATATGGTACCCTAACACTAACATATGGAAGGTGAACCATAAGATATGGTACCCTAACACTACCATATGGGAGGTGAACCATAAGATATGGTACCCTAACACTAACATATGGGAGGTGAACCATAAGATATGGTACCCTAACACTAACATATGGAAGGTGAACCATAAGATATGGTACCCTAACACTAACATATGGAAGGTGAACCATAAGATATGGTACTCTAACACTAACATATGGGAGGTGAACCATAAGATATGGTACCCTAACATATGGAAGGTGAGTCATATAATATGTCACTTGTTGAGACACTTAATTAATCTTATagttaattcaatttaa
- the LOC117745541 gene encoding uncharacterized protein LOC117745541 isoform X1, whose protein sequence is MIWYPNIWEVNHKIWYPNTTIWEVNHKIWYSNTTIWEVNHKIWYPNIWKVNHKIWYPNTTIWEVNHKIWYSNTTIWEVNHKIWYSNTTIWEVNHKIWYPNTTIWEVNHKIWYPNTTIWEVNHKIWYPNTTIWEVNHKIWYPNTTIWKVNHKIWYPNTTIWEVNHKIWYPNTTIWEVNHKIWYPNTTIWEVNHKIWYSNTTIWEVNHKIWYPNTTIWEVNHKIWYPNTTIWEVNHKIWYSNTTIWEVNHKIWYPNTTIWEVNHKIWYPNTTIWEVNHKIWYPNTTIWEVNHKIWYPNTTIWEVNHKIWYPNTTIWKVNHKIWYPNTTIWKVNHKIWYPNTTIWEVNHKIWYPNTTIWKVNHKIWYPNTNIWEVNHKIWYPNTNIWKVNHKIWYPNTTIWEVNHKIWYPNTNIWEVNHKIWYPNTNIWKVNHKIWYPNTNIWKVNHKIWYSNTNIWEVNHKIWYPNIWKVSHIICHLLRHLINLIVNSI, encoded by the exons ATGATATGGTACCCTAACATATGGGAGGTGAACCATAAGATATGGTACCCTAACACTACCATATGGGAGGTGAACCATAAGATATGGTACTCTAACACTACCATATGGGAGGTGAACCATAAGATATGGTACCCTAACATATGGAAGGTGAACCATAAGATATGGTACCCTAACACTACCATATGGGAGGTGAACCATAAGATATGGTACTCTAACACTACCATATGGGAGGTGAACCATAAGATATGGTACTCTAACACTACCATATGGGAG GTGAACCATAAGATATGGTACCCTAACACTACCATATGGGAGGTGAACCATAAGATATGGTACCCTAACACTACCATATGGGAGGTGAACCATAAGATATGGTACCCTAACACTACCATATGGGAGGTGAACCATAAGATATGGTACCCTAACACTACCATATGGAAGGTGAACCATAAGATATGGTACCCTAACACTACCATATGGGAGGTGAACCATAAGATATGGTACCCTAACACTACCATATGGGAGGTGAACCATAAGATATGGTACCCTAACACTACCATATGGGAGGTGAACCATAAGATATGGTACTCTAACACTACCATATGGGAGGTGAACCATAAGATATGGTACCCTAACACTACCATATGGGAGGTGAACCATAAGATATGGTACCCTAACACTACCATATGGGAGGTGAACCATAAGATATGGTACTCTAACACTACCATATGGGAGGTGAACCATAAGATATGGTACCCTAACACTACCATATGGGAGGTGAACCATAAGATATGGTACCCTAACACTACCATATGGGAGGTGAACCATAAGATATGGTACCCTAACACTACCATATGGGAGGTGAACCATAAGATATGGTACCCTAACACTACCATATGGGAGGTGAACCATAAGATATGGTACCCTAACACTACCATATGGAAGGTGAACCATAAGATATGGTACCCTAACACTACCATATGGAAGGTGAACCATAAGATATGGTACCCTAACACTACCATATGGGAGGTGAACCATAAGATATGGTACCCTAACACTACCATATGGAAGGTGAACCATAAGATATGGTACCCTAACACTAACATATGGGAGGTGAACCATAAGATATGGTACCCTAACACTAACATATGGAAGGTGAACCATAAGATATGGTACCCTAACACTACCATATGGGAGGTGAACCATAAGATATGGTACCCTAACACTAACATATGGGAGGTGAACCATAAGATATGGTACCCTAACACTAACATATGGAAGGTGAACCATAAGATATGGTACCCTAACACTAACATATGGAAGGTGAACCATAAGATATGGTACTCTAACACTAACATATGGGAGGTGAACCATAAGATATGGTACCCTAACATATGGAAGGTGAGTCATATAATATGTCACTTGTTGAGACACTTAATTAATCTTATagttaattcaatttaa